The following coding sequences are from one Bufo bufo chromosome 2, aBufBuf1.1, whole genome shotgun sequence window:
- the LOC120990745 gene encoding protein ANTAGONIST OF LIKE HETEROCHROMATIN PROTEIN 1-like → MSKETFGYLCAKLSPAMEKQSTNFRASLPVRKRVVIALWKLATNSEYRSIGHLFGVSKSTVCRCVQDFCKAVCTLLAPEIVHFPDSEKLKDMANYFEDRWGLPQCVGAIDGSHLPIIAPQVYHTDYFNRKGWYSIILQKVVDAKGLFWSVNVGKPGSLHDARVLRLSTFWDWVGQGGLYSGHTRKISGVNVGYYVLGDSAYPLQNWLLKPFADNGRLTPEQQIYNRKTSRARVVVENAFGRLKGRWRCLMKRNDSDIELPKAMVLTCCALHNICERHGEDFYQDWNTNAEEPVRVVAQDMEEECNEVRQALMRHLNA, encoded by the coding sequence ATGTCGAAGGAAACCTTTGGATACCTTTGTGCAAAGCTAAGTCCAGCGATGGAGAAGCAAAGCACAAACTTCAGAGCTAGTTTGCCAGTGAGGAAAAGAGTTGTCATTGCACTGTGGAAGCTGGCTACCAACAGTGAATACCGAAGTATAGGCCACCTTTTCGGTGTGAGCAAATCAACAGTGTGCCGGTGTGTGCAGGACTTCTGTAAGGCTGTCTGCACATTGCTAGCTCCTGAGATTGTTCATTTTCCAGACAGTGAAAAGCTAAAAGACATGGCTAACTACTTTGAGGACAGGTGGGGCCTTCCACAGTGTGTTGGTGCTATTGATGGGTCACACTTACCAATAATAGCACCACAAGTATACCACACTGACTATTTTAACCGAAAAGGCTGGTattccatcatcctccagaaaGTAGTGGATGCAAAAGGACTATTCTGGAGTGTGAATGTGGGAAAACCTGGAAGTTTGCATGATGCTCGAGTTCTAAGATTGTCAACATTTTGGGACTGGGTTGGCCAGGGAGGCCTGTACTCTGGCCACACTAGGAAAATTTCAGGGGTGAATGTTGGCTATTATGTGCTCGGGGATTCTGCATACCCTTTGCAAAATTGGCTCCTGAAACCATTTGCTGACAATGGCCGCCTGACACCAGAACAGCAAATCTACAACAGGAAAACATCCAGGGCAAGGGTGGTTGTAGAGAATGCATTTGGAAGACTAAAGGGTAGATGGCGGTGTCTTATGAAAAGGAATGACAGTGACATTGAACTTCCAAAAGCCATGGTGCTTACTTGCTGTGCTCTTCACAATATTTGTGAAAGACATGGAGAAGACTTCTACCAGGACTGGAATACGAATGCAGAAGAGCCAGTACGGGTAGTAGCACAGGATATGGAGGAAGAGTGCAATGAAGTACGTCAGGCTCTGATGCGACACCTTAACGCTTAA